The Anomaloglossus baeobatrachus isolate aAnoBae1 chromosome 4, aAnoBae1.hap1, whole genome shotgun sequence genome contains the following window.
ggaaaaagaagaagccagactgctggactgatgtcatgcatcgcaagttcacaatgtaagttatttatttgatttttttactgctaattaccattgtttcagtccagttgtggctttatacagcagggaggagcattccttgctgtactaagtgaacattggagcgattgatctgtcaatggccctttaaacatattgtacggctctcgcggaattatatttcaaaatatgtggcgtttacggctctcttagccaaaaaggttcctgatccCTGCTATAGAAGGTGGTTTCTAATATTCCACTTCACAAATTTACCCTCTACCCACCGTTCGGGCAGCAGTAAttgactgacaggttccctttatattcTATGGCAATGGCATATTCCCATCTGAAATATTATCCATCAGTATTATCTGGTCCATTCATAAATTTTCATTTACTCCTGCCAAAGGAACGCGGTCAGTCTTGTTGAGCTGTGATAAATATGGTGGCCGGAGCTATAGAAAGCAAAAAAACTCCCAAGCCATATTGTTTTTGCTTGAAACAACCATGGATAAACAGTGGAGTGCTAAGCAACCATACTGTACACACGGCCAGGCCTCGTGAAGGTTGTAGTCCAGCAGCTTATTGACGATTATAGATACATTAATAGATTTTGTTATAATATAAACCTTTGGACTTGAAAATTAaatcaatttaaaaataaaatcatAAAAATGATAGCCCTGGCGCTGACGGAGCTGTTCATATGAGAGTTTAGATATTCTATTTGCAGAGTCAACACCCTACTCGAAACAACCACCCGTAAGTACACAAAAGGTCATACACAATAAAATGATTCAACTACCTTTATAGCTGGGGATTATTGATACCGTGTGCTTGGAAACACTACATGCGTGGACCACAATGGCGACTTGATTGTGATGTTAATTCAATTTGTAATGATTCATACAAATGAAAAGCTATAAAAAGAAAGTGTAATGACCTCATTGTAGGCTAAAGCGTATGGTTTATACAAGTACCAAATAGCTCAGCTTTACCATCAGAATTAAATGTGGTTAAAGGGGAATCTGTCTGCAAGATTTCACTACCAAACTACTTATATGTGCATGTACCTAAAGTCCAGAGACATCTTTATATTGCCAGTCTGTTCTTCTTATACTGGAAAAACAGCATTTGAGATAAGCAAATGAGGTGGACGTTTTAAGAGATTTTGTCCACTActtaaatattgatgacctatcattggtataagtcatcaatgtctgatcagccggggtccaacaccccccAGATCACCTGTTCTAGGGGTTGGCGGTggaagctggaaatgctcagttccgaaactgccccatcttctgatagtggccgcggacggatactgcacatccgcctcctatcgaTCTGAATGGGAGGCGAATATCCAGGGGATGGCCACTATCAGACAACTGAGCAGCTCTGGAACGGAGCATTTCTAGCAACCTGGTGGCAatccccagctgatcagacatttattccaaggataggtcatcaatgtataaGTAGTGGATATCCTCTTTAATGTAGATCTATTCATTACCCAGCACTCGCTCTTACTACTTCACCGACAGCCTTAATGTTGTGTGACATCAAGCCAAGTAGCTGTCAGCCAATCAGGAGAAGAGGGCATCGTAAGTGataagagctggagtgacagaggctttagatctACACAAATAGTTCTTTATCTTCATTTGCATAGAAATTCAAACATTGATTTCATAGTAACGGAGAAACGGATTTGTCATGTAAAAGtaatgctggacttgtctttgaaagagcaacaagcacattctaaaatgtgAAAATTACAAGACTATTACAAAGTTGTCAGTGTGTAAAGTGTTTAGAAGAGGGTATATGGGGAAGAAGAGATGCAAGATGTCAAAGGTTCTGAAGGACATAAAATATAGGTTTAATTTATACCTGCCTTTTTCTGCAATAAGGATGTAAAAGCTTACACGTGTAAGAAGTGATGCCATATTTATCAATGTGATAAGTTTATagatatgtaatatattttaccTGCAATGTCAGTACAAATATGTGGCTGATCGCAGCTTCTACAGAGCTGATCCTCTGATAGGAAAAACCCATTCATCAAATTCCCTGAATTCTCAACGTCCTGGAATCTACAAGTCGTTCGTCTTAAACAACTGCAGACTAACAATAAAAATCAGAATGGTATGTAAATGGATAGCTAGATTTGGGCAAATCCATTTGTGTTTGAAGAATCCTATAACAAGCATTCACCTATAATCTGCAAGAACAAAAACAACAGATGGCTATGCAGAGCCACCACAGGGAATATTTAAGCGGAAGATAGGTTACATTTAATCAATGGGCTATTTGTAAAATTAATGGTTAGGTTTGGTCTTTTGGCTGAAGACGCTCTCCACTCCAGATAATAAAGGTGGTGATATGAAAAGAAGCTATCATTTAATTGCAATAAATGTGAACAAAAATGCATGGAATGAGATGTTTACCTGTATCTTTCATCTTGTAATGTTTGTGAAATAATGGCATAATCCCTTTTAAACTGTAACTTGAGTTGCTGAATGTCGTCTGCCAGCTGAGACTGAGCTTCTCGTATTTCTCTCAGTTCATCCAGAAAGACAGCGAGATCTTGACCATCAGAAGCATTTGTCCGCCCTGCGTCAAATGGCTGGTTTCCATTGCTGTCTGCAGAACCAGATGTCCCACTAGAACACTCATCATCACTTACATACTTGGGCTTTGTCACTATTGTAGCACTACCACTCAAATTTCTGGAATTGCTTTCCGGGTGAAAGTCATCAAGAGAATTCTTTAAATGAGCAATGTTATCGGCACTTCCAAATTTATTTCTAATAAGATTTGCAAACTCCCTTGATTTGTTAAAAACGAACATTGGCGGAGTCAATGATACCCCCGGCACACCCATTTTACAGGATTCCACTGGTGCAGCAGGCCGAGCAACGCTGGTGCCATCTTTTACAGCAGGTTGTAGATCTTTCAGGTTTTCTTTGGATACATCCTTGATACTTTTGGTGGTAGATCCATTTTGCTCTAGTTCCTTTAACTTTTTATGATACTGTTCTAGTTTTTTCTGCAGCTGTGCTATAGAGTGGGCAGATTTCTGGTTCTTCTTCTCGAATACTTGTTTAATTCGAcctgcctgctgtttatcagcGCTATTCACCAGTTTTAAGTACTCGGCCACATTGCCGTCACGGGCACTTTGTTCAATTTTGATCTGCTCTGTGACTTTCAATATTTTCTGTTTTAAGCTGTCAGCAGAAAGTTTTACTTTGTGAAAGTCTAGGATGCCATCAGGGATATCGAAGTTAAGGTTGGTATCAGATCCTCCACGTCTTATGTTGAGAGGCAAACTGAGCGTGTTCATATCAGACCTATCCACCTAGAAAAAGAACACAAATATTACTTACAACTTGGACTGAATTTATCTTCAGAAATATTTGGCAGGGTGGAGAAGTATGTGTTTTAGAACGTTATTTAAACCCAAATGTAAATCACAAGTCCGATTAAAACCTGTATCTCTAACATGTACCATTTATAGTGGTTTAGGTATGATATGAAGGCACTTTTGCAACATGAGATTGCAAAATTACAACAGGGAAAATGATGCTTTGGGCAAATGTCAGATACATGTATCCTGAATTCACAGAGAGTTGGTTCTAGGTTTTTCTATCTCCTATAATATCACAGaccaattgttaaaaaaaaaaccacttaatATACATGGTTAAAACGGGAAATCCCTGATTAAATATACATCTACTATCCCCATATGGAACAAAACAAGCCTCCACGCAGTGTTCTAACCAATTTATGGGAAATACTACCTCAGACAGCAGGGGAAATTTTCTTCCTCTGTTCTCGAGGCAATAGATCTCAGAGAAGACCTCTCTGTTCTTAGGACCTCAATGTCGATATATAACTATCAATGTCCTGTCTACTATAGGTCTCATATAGACCTGGTACCCACTCTTGCTTAAAGAGACCAGATATAGATATCAGTAAAGGATTACAAGTAACCAAGTGAAAATAATCCATGTATTAGTACTTAGAAAATGATTCTTAGATGCATCAATTAGATCCATCCTTGTCTTGCTACACCAAAATTGATCTCAAATCAAAAACTAAATTACATGCAATAGTTCAAATAGTTCGGTCAATCATGCAAGCCAAAAATGGATTAACTGTAGCACCCTCCGGGGTTACTCACTAGTATAGGACATTGATACCCGACTGTAGTTCATTCATATCtcagaaatatattaaaaaataatttctGCATGGAGCTAAATAAATCTACACTCCAACTCCAATATTTAAACCCATTCTCATTTGTGGGTTTAAATATTAGAGTTGGAGTGTAGATTTATTTAGCTCAATGCAGGAATGATTTTAATATATTTCTGAGATATCAATTAACTACAGTCGGGTATCAATGTCCTATACTAGTGAGTAACGCCGGAGGGTGCTACagtttaacaatttttggtttaccTGATTAACTTGAGCTAACTATTTAAACTATTGCATGTAATTTAGTTTTTGATTTGAGATCAATTTTGGTGTACCAAGATAAGGATGCATCTAATTGATTCATCTGAGATCATTTTCTAAGTACTAATACATGGATTATTTTCACTTGGTTACTTGGAATCCTTTACTGATATCTGTACCTGGTCTCTTTAAGCAAGAGTGGGTAACACGTCTATATGAGACCTATAGTAGACAGTACATTGATAGTTATATAATCGACATTGAGGTCCTAAGAACAGAGAGGTCCTCTCAGATCTATTACCTCGAGAACAGAGAAAGAAAATCTCCTCTGCTGTCTGGGGTAGTATTTCCCATAAATTGGTTAGAACACTGCATGGAGGTTTGTTTTGTTCCATATGGTGATAGTAGATTTATATTTAATCAGGGTTTTCCCATTTTAACAATGTATATTAATAAAGGTGTTTAACAATTGGTCTGTGATATTATAGCAGATACATGTATCTCACTTGTAAAACCCACACTTTGAAAATAAGGGTCCCCCATCCACGTCCAGCCTGGTGAGAGGAGAATCAAATTCTGGcagacaatgaatggagaggtGGTTGAGCATGTAAGGTGGCTTTCTCCGGTCTGTTCTGTAGGCGCATAGAAATAGCAAAGCAAGTTTCCTAGAAAATGCCTTTGTGGTTTTTTGAAGGATATTTTAGTAATTTGCAAAGTATTATAGGCATGCAATTAAACAAGTCCAAGCTCAAACATGCTTACCATGCTCTCAGTCATCACATATCAATGTGAAACGCCCTGGCTTTGAGTAACCAACATATCAGTGCACACCTATAAGACTGTCATTTACCACCTTACTAATTATAGAGTACAGAAATATGGTATATGCCATGCACCCAACTCAAATTGTAAAACCTGTTACTTAACACCTTTCTATTGCTACTGAATTAGATGTACAGTCACATTCTCGAGCCGTGCCGATCACGACGTCTCATTATGGAAGCTTTTAATCATGTTCAGCCAGAGCTGAAACAGGAGGCAGATAGAAATGTACAAGGCTAGTTCAGAAGGCCGCCGTTGCATTAGGTGTTGCTTTCAAGAACTATTATTCCTTTCAAGATCTGCACTGGTAGACTTTACAATATGTGTTTGTGATAAATACAAGGCTGAATGTGCATCTTGGTTGacagataaaaataaaataaaaaaaaaacaaaacatggctgctttctttcaagtagaaaaaaaaaatactaccgCTTAGTCCATTGGATGCGTTTGGTATATCAGCTCAGCTCCATGTGAAAGCTGGAGGTCGGCATTTTGACCTCAGATTCCCTTATTGCCTGATAAAGCAATGTGGAGCTTTACTTAGAAAGAAACGATAACAGCCAAAATGCCAAAGCAACTATAACCGTTTACTCCTAAGCAATATCCCTTCAGCCTCCCGCAGGGCATAGTTTAATCCTGAAATTGTGTTCCACGCATGACTATTTTACCGAGTACCAATTGTACTTCGCAAGAACATTAGGAAGTGGCAAATGCTCCATTACGGAAaacggaaattaaaaaaaaaaacctccctgcAACTTAATAAATGGCTGTAATGTTCTTTCTGCTGTTATCATCTGCTCTTCAGAGTAATTGTAACACAAGATATCCAGCTACTTTTTGTGAAAAATCACCAGAAAACAATAGGAAAAGATAAAGGCTTCTACCTGTTCTTCATCAACCTCTATTACTCCAGAATTACATATTAAACTGCCAAGACTTTATATAGTGAGCCACAGGAGGGTCTACGCATATACTATATAGATATGTAAGAGTAGCAGCTCCCAAAATAAAGTATTATAAGAAAGGTTACAAAAAAATAATATCGAAACACAGATTAGAAATTCTCTGAAATTTTCCCAATTGGTCCACCACCAGAGTGCAGTCCACTTAAAGAACACATACTATGGAAAGCGGTAACTATATAGTTCtttataagcaaggatggttgaccttagggagatcaacatccaacaccgcggagacaccatcacatgtttctcaacgctgtgattctagagcaatgccccctggccagtttcctactccacactgatgaggggcaaataccccgaaacagctgtctgtggatggataccatgtttggcataggtggtctccttgactagagactgcccttcccgtggttgttccttcctggtgaaagacctggctagtttcctgccagcgttgagaaacatgtgatgttgtctccgcaggctttcttgttttgtagaTGGTTCTTTAGTTATAGATGTGAAGGGCAAGGGAAGTATCATAATCCAGGGCTGCACGCAGCAAAGGAAAGACTTTCCCTATACAAGGAGTAGGCATACAGTCCTGCGGCCAAGGTAACCTTAGATATCGATGGAAGTGTGGTTAAACTCTGTATAAAATGACCCTTTCTCCCCTTAAAGGCCATGGACATGATCCGAGTtagcagcattttggaagcagtgttttcgctgcgttgtacagtacaagcacagtggatggggtttatagaaatctcatgcccactgtgctttttaatGCTCCATAAACTGCAGTGTGGCTTTCCGAGCTGcatcatgtcaatttattcttgtgGAGACAGGTGTTCTGAGCGGGTGAATAAAGCGAAACacctaggttacttaccggtagccggttttttcaGAACCCATGACACCAcatgattatatgggtgctgtcatgggtgaggggaaaacacctaggttacttaccggtagccggtttttccagaacccatgacagcacccatataatcacgtggtgctgtcatgggtgaggggaaaattaCGTTGTGCCCCGAATCCCAATCATGGCCATGTACAGTGCATTGTCCCCCACAGTACACTAGCGTCTCTGCAAGAGAACATGATGCGTCAGGAACACGAGGacgcctgatcatgggcacacacaaCCCATTCTCCCGCACAGGACACTAGAATCTCCGGAAGTATTAGTACGCTGTGTCCGGAAAGCCAGCAAGCCCGATCGTGGGCTTGAACTCAAAGACCCATAGTGCGTGTTAAACATGCCTATGAGAATGGACAGCTGACCTGGAGGCACAGATACAGAACTAAACATCATAATTGCACGTTTCCTCTTATTATGTAATCAGAAAAGTATAACAAACTTCTGACGCCAAACAAGAAAAAGAATGCTCACATGCCAATAACTGCACAATGTAGTGAGAGAGGCCAAATACAATCTTAAGTGTGCACCTTCCGGTCATACAGTACAACGGGACCTTTTCAGTACAGGAAAGGATATAATCCCCCAGCATAATCTAGTAAAACACTACATTACACAATAAGAACACCGTGTCCTCGACACCCTGGTCTCAGCCACACACAAGTACCAGAATTTAGCTATGACAAGTAAAGTCTGACATTTTATCTGCAAATACACCTTTATACATCTTTGGACCATACAAAATATAAAACAATATATGAAATATCTCACTGCAATTATAGTAATGAAAGTTTTAATGTCTCCTATGTAATTTCTCCTTTTATGCATATAACATGAGGCATGTGCACATGGAGCTTTTGAGAATGTTTTAGTTTTTGGAGTGGATTTactccctcaaaaaaaaaaaaattctggaagaCTGTATTCATTTCTAATGTAAAACTACATTGTTATTGATATGCTCCTTATTTTGAGAATTTTTTAAGCTTTGGATTGTGAAAAATGCCTTCAGATTTGTGAAAAAGTAAGTGCATTTCACCTCTACAAGGCAGCACCCCAAGTTAGGCACTGTCCAATCAAGAGGATACCCAAAGAAGGAGGagcggggggagaaaaaaaaaaaaaacaaacaaaaaaaacacatactacagtgaaaaaaaaaatccaaaactgcgtaattaaaaaaaaaaaaagtttgtcaccAGAAATCGCATTGCTTACTGCCTCAGAAAATTGTACAAAAAAAATCATGCACATACCCCAAGAGTAGTTGAAGGCAAAATGTAATATTTTAAATCCTTGAATCTGTACAaggtttttggggtgtttttttttgcttttgttttttttacgTTGAATTCTATGGAAACCATTAGGCATCCGTTTTTCTTTAATTTGCAAAGGATTCATTCTTGCCTTATTGGATAAGTTTCAAATGGATGATATATAGCAAATagactccaaaaaaaaacaaaaaaaaaaaaaaacagatccagctgaACTCCGTTCTTTAAGTTGTGTCTGCACTTTTTTGCTGagagattgctgctggatccattgtaatgattactggacatgtgaacttagccttatctaTAGGGGACCTATGGTGAAGAAAACGTAGCATAGATATGGGCCATGGTACTTTCTTCCCATTGTATACCTTTTCTACACAATTCCATACTGCAAGGAGACAACTACTGTACGTCCaaagtccttaaaggggttgtcccacgaacgaagttcattttaattaataaatcttggaataagaaTAAGTTCCACAATTAAATGTGattaaaataatgttcctgtgctgagataatcttatatatgtgcccctgctatgtactgtgtaatggccatgttttGAACGtataggaacatggtctgatcatattacAACTCCTAGGCACTGGCAGGGGAGAatgaaagagagtatacagacaggacagcatgggatcacaacttatttttttttgtgtgaggtaaagcattttcctgaccgtttttaaaaaaatgttttacctcagagaAAGAATTTTTGCGATCCAATGTTGTTTAGTCCCTTTTGTTTCtaccccggcccaggagctgtgttaTGATCAcactgtacatagcaggggcacatttataagattatctcgacAAAGGAACCATGGCACTCccgccaccatgcttgactataggcaagacacacttgcctTTGCACTCCCCAACAGACTGGCACCACACATGTGTGACACAGTCAGAGCGAAATATGTTTGTTTATTTTGTTCTCATCAGACCGCAGAACATGATTCCAGTAATTCGGCTCCTTAGTCTGCTTGGCTAAAAAACTGTTTGAGGGCTTTCTCAGGCATTATCTTTAcaggaggcttccttctgggatgactggcatgcagatcaatttgatgcagtgtgctgcgtatggtctgagcactgacaggttgacCCCACCCTTTTCATCTCTGCAACAATGTTGGCAGCACTCACACATCtggtctgagtggaacctgtcttgttaaaccgctgtatggtcttagcCACAAAGGTTCAGCTCAATTTCAGGATGTTGgggacaatttggccattttcacttaagggtgtactcacttttgttgctaacaGTTTagccattaatggctgtgtgttgagtttagaggacaccaaatttacactgttatacaagctgcacattgacTACATTGTATCAAAACGTCACATCTTCAAGCTTGTGTCATGAAATTGAAacacaaaatatataaaaaaaaaatgtgaggggtgtactcacgtttgtgatatactgtatttctaTGAGGATGTAAAGCTTTGTCAATCCATATACTGTGATCAGAGAACAGATTTATGATCATGGATGTCTGAAAGAGCCCTTTAGTAATGATTTATAGTTGTAAACCATTTACTCAGCAATTAATGTCCACGCCAGCTCCATTAGCAACTTCAACTAGTTGGTGCTGTCCTAGATGATTAATTTTTTTCATACAATTTTgaaagaagggggaaaaaaaaaacaaaaaaacaaaaacaaaaacacaccctATGATACCACCAGATTAGGCCTCATTCAAAAGTCTGTATTTAATCACGCAAGTGGAAAAAATGGCACTGTGTCCATCAGTgtgtgtttttaccatcagtgagtTTGTGGTTTTCATGTAtggataaattacaaagcttctcctcttCGCTgttaaacacatacaatacacagatgCCATCCATTTACTGCATTtggttttcatggacccatagattcAGATTGGACCTGGTAATCTGTGCTGCCgggaaggggaaaaaaaacaaaaaaaaaaaaacacggacagGTGTCGTGCAAAACACATGAAGACAAGGACCATGTAAAAACACAGGTGTGAATAGcactgaaaataaaaataaatagataccACACGCATGTGCCTTATGGACATTTGAATAAGGCCTTAGACTATGTTTAACCACAAAGTTTTGTCCCCCAAAAAAAACGCACACAGCGCATAAACACATGCGCCCCAAAAAAAtgcgggagagggggggggggggacaaaaaaaaaaaaaaaaaaaccaaaaagaattgacatgctgcatcttcaaaaatgcagccaagatgcagccaacaaaagatgcattGTGTGGACAGCAAATAAGAAATCTCAGACCTTGCACCtgtatgcatgcatttccttcccacaGAAGCTTTGGGACCTCAACAATGCACCAAACACGcagaaaaagatgcagtgtgtgaacatagccttaggtagTGGATTCATAGCATCAACCCTGTCATTCATGAATATATCATGTCATTACTGTAGCCACAAATGTACCTTCTGGAAGACATTTCTAAAGCAGCCTCATGCAAATCATTCAGCTAATTGTTATATGTAGCCATCTGTCCTCAGAGGCCAGTGACTGAATAGAAATAAGAAAAACATTTGACTTTGAAATGAAAGTAGAGCAG
Protein-coding sequences here:
- the TMCC3 gene encoding transmembrane and coiled-coil domain protein 3; protein product: MPGSDTGIAVDRTYSDPERHQRTKTRVDRSDMNTLSLPLNIRRGGSDTNLNFDIPDGILDFHKVKLSADSLKQKILKVTEQIKIEQSARDGNVAEYLKLVNSADKQQAGRIKQVFEKKNQKSAHSIAQLQKKLEQYHKKLKELEQNGSTTKSIKDVSKENLKDLQPAVKDGTSVARPAAPVESCKMGVPGVSLTPPMFVFNKSREFANLIRNKFGSADNIAHLKNSLDDFHPESNSRNLSGSATIVTKPKYVSDDECSSGTSGSADSNGNQPFDAGRTNASDGQDLAVFLDELREIREAQSQLADDIQQLKLQFKRDYAIISQTLQDERYRFERLEDQLNDLTDLHQHETTNLKQDLASIEEKVAYQAYERSRDIQEALESCQTRVSKLELHQQEQLAVQSESVNAKVLLGKCINILLALITVVLVFVSTIAKFTAPMMKSRFHLFCTFIAVTLFAILYKNWDHIVCFLERVILPR